One window from the genome of Dermacentor silvarum isolate Dsil-2018 chromosome 7, BIME_Dsil_1.4, whole genome shotgun sequence encodes:
- the LOC119457812 gene encoding regulator of microtubule dynamics protein 2 — protein sequence MDGLLRDRLTMLAALGTGVVVGISGIYLYYRLNRTVSRELSSLACSIADLRREIEQLRTAERGETPVHSESLPLQHSLREDDEDDEYYDFTDVEDASWTGLREAGDTGWLDSLDAELDRPGDKQALLDSMLARESQYSRSSAFFWRLAKASHLCGLQMKPGRAKEELARQAFARAQQALRLDESSPEAHKWYAITLGALSEYVGTQEKIENGYRFKEHVDIAVRLKPQDPTLHHMLGRWSLEVATLSWLERKLAGALYSRPPDSTSQEARAHLLAADKLRPDWKENLLYIAKTYICEGHYGPAMAWIDRCCSASLRGSW from the exons ATGGACGGCCTGCTGCGAGATCGTCTCACAATGCTCGCCGCCCTGGGCACGGGCGTCGTCGTGGGCATCAGCGGCATCTACCTCTACTACCGGCTCAACCGCACCGTCAGCCGAGAGCTGAGCAGTCTGGCGTGCAGCATCGCCGACCTTCGACGTGAGATTGAGCAGCTGAGAACTGCGGAAAGAGGCGAGACGCCCGTGCACTCCGAATCGCTGCCCCTGCAGCACTCCCTGCGTGAAGACGATGAGGATGACGAGTATTACGACTTCACCGACGT TGAGGATGCCTCGTGGACAGGGCTGCGCGAGGCCGGAGACACGGGGTGGCTCGATTCACTCGACGCCGAACTGGACCGGCCTGGGGACAAGCAAGCACTGCTAGATAGCATGCTGGCTCGTGAGTCGCAGTATTCTCGTTCGTCGGCTTTCTTCTGGCGTCTTGCCAAGGCATCGCACCTGTGCGGCCTGCAGATGAAGCCTGGACGTGCTAAGGAGGAGCTCGCTCGTCAAG CATTTGCCCGTGCCCAGCAGGCCCTGCGGCTAGACGAGTCCAGCCCCGAGGCGCACAAATGGTACGCCATCACGCTCGGCGCGCTCTCCGAGTACGTCGGCACCCAGGAGAAGATTGAGAATGGTTACCGCTTCAAG GAACACGTAGACATAGCGGTGCGACTCAAGCCCCAGGACCCAACGCTGCATCACATGCTGGGCCGCTGGAGTCTCGAGGTTGCGACGCTGTCTTGGCTGGAGCGCAAGCTGGCTGGCGCCCTGTACAGCCGGCCGCCGGACTCGACTTCGCAGGAAGCACGGGCCCACCTTCTGGCG GCTGATAAGCTGAGGCCAGACTGGAAAGAGAACCTGCTCTACATTGCCAAG ACATACATCTGCGAAGGGCATTATGGACCTGCCATGGCATGGAttgaccgctgctgcagcgcttccttgCGTGGATCCTGGT GA